The following coding sequences lie in one Nitratireductor mangrovi genomic window:
- a CDS encoding DUF1850 domain-containing protein — protein sequence MSLCLIAGAKATAIAATAFTLSWTHSVERTSWREDWRVTPQGLVLEEARVQGSGAGMEPPEGAVLADGWWVYRPALPPLPALVLAASGATAGGWRLCAGGECRTLGSASGAPITLRPCVDEQSANMPAN from the coding sequence ATGAGCCTCTGCCTGATCGCCGGCGCCAAGGCCACGGCGATTGCAGCGACGGCTTTCACCCTGTCATGGACGCATTCGGTCGAACGGACGAGCTGGCGCGAGGACTGGCGCGTGACGCCGCAGGGGCTGGTGCTGGAAGAGGCACGGGTCCAGGGCTCGGGCGCCGGCATGGAGCCGCCGGAAGGCGCGGTGCTTGCGGACGGCTGGTGGGTCTACCGGCCGGCTCTGCCGCCGCTGCCCGCGCTCGTGCTCGCCGCTTCGGGCGCCACGGCCGGCGGCTGGCGGCTTTGCGCCGGCGGCGAATGCCGGACGCTGGGCAGCGCTTCCGGCGCGCCCATCACGCTGCGTCCATGTGTTGATGAGCAGTCGGCCAACATGCCGGCCAACTGA
- a CDS encoding TRAP transporter small permease subunit: MSAQMVPEDGSALSRLDQALFRLEKLLALLAGVTILFVMLISVANILGRKLFNIPVPGFVDWMEQSVPIIAFLGIVYCQRLGGHIRMDILIGQLRGRLLYAAEWFGVLLLLALSVTLIWGSWLHFARSFDFGAPLWSRDSTIDLSLPTWPVKLVVPVMLFLLAVRLGLQLWAYGRAWREEAEVPVAVPLIETPAQQAEREAGTVSGLSDDNGADEADGRNRT, translated from the coding sequence ATGTCCGCACAGATGGTGCCGGAGGACGGCTCGGCCCTGTCGCGCCTCGACCAGGCCCTGTTCCGGCTCGAAAAGCTTCTGGCGCTGCTGGCGGGCGTGACGATCCTGTTCGTCATGCTGATCTCGGTCGCCAACATCCTCGGCCGCAAGCTCTTCAACATCCCCGTGCCCGGCTTCGTCGACTGGATGGAACAGTCGGTGCCGATCATCGCCTTCCTCGGCATCGTCTATTGCCAGCGCCTCGGCGGCCATATCCGCATGGACATCCTGATCGGCCAGTTGCGCGGACGCCTGCTCTACGCCGCCGAATGGTTCGGCGTGCTCTTGCTGCTGGCACTTTCGGTCACGCTGATCTGGGGCTCGTGGCTCCATTTCGCGCGAAGCTTCGATTTCGGCGCGCCGCTTTGGAGCCGCGATTCCACCATCGACCTTTCGCTACCGACCTGGCCGGTCAAGCTCGTCGTGCCGGTCATGCTGTTCCTGCTCGCCGTCAGGCTCGGACTTCAGCTCTGGGCCTATGGCCGCGCCTGGCGTGAAGAGGCCGAGGTGCCGGTTGCCGTGCCGCTGATCGAGACCCCGGCCCAGCAGGCCGAACGCGAGGCCGGCACCGTGTCGGGGCTTTCCGACGACAATGGCGCTGACGAGGCCGACGGGAGGAACAGGACTTGA
- a CDS encoding ArsR/SmtB family transcription factor yields MHDGLDIARVGSLVGDPARANMLMALMDGGALTASELALEAGVGLPTASSHLSRLMDGGLLRLASQGRHRYYSLSGPRVAAMLESIMGVASSVGPQRARPGPRDADMREARLCYDHLAGEHAVAMLEGFLSRDILSESGEAIVLGPAGPAFFAGFGIDTAALAGRRRPVCRSCLDWSVRRSHLAGSLGAAILDHIFAEKWARRQAGSRAVRFTPPGRQAFEKLLLPPR; encoded by the coding sequence ATGCATGACGGACTCGACATAGCCCGCGTCGGCAGCCTCGTCGGTGATCCGGCGCGCGCCAACATGCTGATGGCGCTGATGGACGGCGGTGCGCTGACGGCGAGCGAACTGGCGCTGGAGGCCGGTGTCGGCCTGCCGACGGCGAGTTCGCACCTGTCGCGGCTCATGGACGGCGGCCTGCTCAGGCTCGCCAGCCAGGGCCGCCACCGCTACTACAGCCTGTCGGGGCCGCGGGTCGCGGCGATGCTGGAATCGATCATGGGTGTCGCCTCGAGCGTCGGCCCGCAGCGCGCCAGGCCTGGCCCGCGCGACGCCGACATGCGCGAGGCGCGCCTGTGTTACGACCATCTCGCCGGCGAACATGCTGTCGCCATGCTGGAAGGCTTCCTGTCACGCGACATCCTGTCCGAAAGCGGAGAGGCGATCGTGCTCGGCCCGGCCGGTCCGGCCTTCTTTGCCGGGTTCGGCATCGACACCGCCGCACTTGCCGGCAGGCGCCGCCCTGTCTGCCGCTCCTGTCTCGACTGGAGCGTACGCCGCTCGCATCTGGCGGGCTCGTTGGGAGCCGCCATCCTCGACCATATCTTCGCCGAGAAATGGGCGCGCCGCCAGGCCGGCAGTCGCGCCGTGCGCTTCACCCCGCCCGGCCGACAGGCCTTCGAGAAGCTGCTTTTGCCGCCACGCTGA
- a CDS encoding CDGSH iron-sulfur domain-containing protein codes for MPRRTTEGQAVDVSFDARRCIHARNCVLGRPEVFVPGTPGGWIFPDRASTERIVQVVESCPSGALAYVRKDGGAAEAPPAVNTLRVREDGPLAIHADVRLGDETFFRAVLCRCGASRNKPFCDGSHSEIGFKATGEPPARESGPLEVRDGPVTVTPQPDGCLRLEGNIEIVSGGGHMVERTRRAFLCRCGHSSSKPWCDGTHKKIGFTA; via the coding sequence ATGCCGCGCAGGACGACCGAAGGCCAGGCAGTCGACGTCAGCTTCGACGCCAGGCGCTGTATTCATGCCCGCAACTGCGTGCTCGGTCGGCCCGAGGTCTTCGTGCCCGGCACGCCGGGCGGCTGGATCTTCCCCGACAGGGCCTCGACCGAACGCATCGTGCAGGTGGTGGAAAGCTGCCCGTCGGGCGCGCTCGCCTATGTCCGCAAGGATGGCGGCGCGGCCGAGGCGCCGCCGGCGGTCAACACGCTGAGGGTGCGCGAGGATGGCCCGCTTGCCATCCATGCCGACGTCCGGCTTGGCGACGAGACCTTCTTCCGCGCCGTGCTGTGCCGCTGCGGCGCGTCAAGGAACAAGCCGTTCTGCGACGGCAGCCATTCCGAGATCGGCTTCAAGGCGACCGGCGAACCTCCGGCCAGGGAGAGCGGCCCGCTCGAAGTCCGCGACGGGCCGGTCACGGTGACGCCGCAGCCCGATGGCTGCCTGCGTCTGGAAGGCAATATCGAGATCGTCTCGGGCGGCGGCCACATGGTCGAGCGCACCCGGCGCGCCTTCTTGTGCCGCTGCGGCCATTCGTCCAGCAAGCCCTGGTGTGACGGCACTCACAAGAAGATCGGCTTCACCGCCTGA
- a CDS encoding C4-dicarboxylate TRAP transporter substrate-binding protein has protein sequence MGKTLKLAILPAIALTFVAGDAFAATEWNVSTWGKRRAFTEHLHKIAELVEEKTGGEFTMNISYGGLSKNRENLDGISIGAFEMAQFCAGYHPDKNPTITVLELPFLGVNTLEEEVAVSHAIYDHPAAQKDLGRWNAKLLMTSPMPQYNVVGTGPAPSKLEDFEGKRIRATGGLGKAFETVGATPTSVTATEAYNAMESGVVDSVAFAQHAHLAFRTIDLADWWTANLNPGTVNCPIVVNTDAYEGLSEEHRAALDSSVDEAIEYYLANYGKLLDKWEGILAEKEVEKVSFSPEEIAKFEDKAAKGTREQWIKDMEAQGIPGQELYDTVQKTLKDMRGTN, from the coding sequence ATGGGCAAAACCCTCAAGCTCGCCATCTTGCCGGCGATCGCATTGACCTTCGTGGCCGGCGACGCGTTCGCCGCGACCGAGTGGAACGTCTCGACCTGGGGCAAGCGCCGCGCCTTCACCGAACATCTGCACAAGATCGCCGAACTGGTCGAGGAAAAGACCGGCGGCGAGTTCACCATGAACATTTCCTATGGTGGCCTGTCCAAGAACCGCGAGAACCTCGACGGCATCTCCATCGGCGCCTTCGAGATGGCGCAGTTCTGCGCCGGCTATCACCCCGACAAGAACCCGACCATCACCGTGCTCGAACTGCCGTTCCTTGGCGTCAACACGCTTGAGGAGGAAGTTGCTGTCTCGCATGCGATTTACGATCACCCCGCGGCGCAGAAAGATCTCGGGCGCTGGAACGCCAAGCTTCTGATGACCTCGCCGATGCCGCAATACAATGTCGTTGGCACCGGCCCGGCGCCGTCAAAGCTGGAGGATTTCGAAGGCAAGCGCATCCGCGCCACCGGCGGCCTCGGCAAGGCGTTCGAGACCGTCGGCGCCACACCGACCTCGGTCACCGCGACGGAAGCCTACAACGCCATGGAATCGGGTGTGGTCGATTCGGTCGCCTTCGCACAGCACGCGCATCTGGCCTTCCGCACCATCGACCTTGCCGACTGGTGGACGGCGAACCTCAATCCCGGCACCGTGAATTGCCCGATCGTGGTCAACACCGACGCCTATGAGGGCCTGTCGGAAGAGCATCGCGCCGCCCTCGACAGCTCGGTCGACGAGGCAATCGAATATTACCTCGCCAATTACGGCAAGCTGCTCGACAAATGGGAAGGCATCCTCGCCGAAAAGGAAGTCGAGAAGGTCTCCTTCTCGCCGGAAGAGATCGCCAAGTTCGAGGACAAGGCCGCCAAGGGCACCCGCGAACAGTGGATCAAGGACATGGAGGCCCAGGGCATCCCCGGCCAGGAGCTCTATGACACGGTGCAGAAAACCCTGAAGGACATGCGCGGCACCAACTGA
- a CDS encoding TRAP transporter large permease: MTPIEVSILLSCLLVVMVVIGVRVAFATALIGLLGLFLIFAFDKGQGVERGFVTALKIAGQVPHSKMSSHVLSLIPTFILIGYLAYYAGLTRALFEAAKRWVGWLPGGLGVSTVFATAGFAAVSGASVATSAVFARIAIPEMLKLGYDKRFAAGVVAAGGTLASLIPPSAILVIYAIITESSVGALLLAGFLPGMVSALIYGVLVIGLAKARPDLGPPVRGFSWGQRFATLPGAFPILFVVFIIIFCIYGGWGTPTEAGALGAFVVLVMALWRGMRWQQLKGALLESAKLTAMIFTMIWGVLIYVRYLGFADLPGTFADWIGGLEQSPMITLLLILCAYVVLGMFMDAIGMLILTLPIAFPAVIALNGGDNVTAAASALGMNSTEAAIWFGIIVVKMCELCLITPPIGLNCYVVAGVASERHDISVQDVFRGASPFFIADVVTVGVLIAFPGIVLWLPRLLLG, encoded by the coding sequence TTGACCCCCATCGAGGTCTCCATCCTCCTCTCCTGCCTGCTGGTGGTGATGGTCGTCATCGGCGTGCGCGTCGCCTTCGCCACCGCGCTGATCGGGCTTCTCGGCCTGTTCCTGATCTTCGCCTTCGACAAGGGCCAGGGCGTCGAGCGCGGCTTCGTCACCGCGCTCAAGATCGCCGGCCAGGTGCCGCATTCGAAGATGTCGAGCCATGTCCTGTCGCTGATCCCGACCTTCATCCTGATCGGCTATCTGGCCTATTACGCCGGGTTGACGCGTGCGCTGTTCGAGGCCGCCAAGCGCTGGGTCGGCTGGCTGCCGGGCGGGCTCGGCGTCTCGACCGTCTTCGCCACCGCCGGCTTCGCCGCCGTCTCCGGCGCCTCGGTCGCCACCTCGGCCGTTTTCGCCCGCATCGCCATTCCCGAGATGCTGAAGCTCGGCTACGACAAGCGCTTCGCTGCCGGCGTGGTTGCCGCCGGCGGCACGCTCGCCTCGCTGATCCCGCCTTCCGCGATCCTCGTCATCTACGCCATAATCACCGAAAGCTCGGTAGGCGCGCTGCTTCTGGCCGGCTTCCTGCCCGGCATGGTCTCCGCCCTCATCTATGGCGTCCTCGTCATCGGCCTTGCCAAGGCCCGGCCGGATCTCGGTCCACCGGTGCGCGGCTTTTCCTGGGGCCAGCGTTTCGCCACGCTGCCCGGCGCATTCCCAATCCTGTTCGTCGTCTTCATCATCATCTTCTGCATCTATGGCGGCTGGGGCACGCCGACCGAGGCCGGCGCGCTCGGCGCCTTCGTGGTGCTGGTCATGGCGCTGTGGCGCGGCATGCGCTGGCAGCAGCTCAAGGGCGCGCTGCTGGAATCGGCCAAGCTCACGGCGATGATCTTCACGATGATCTGGGGCGTGCTGATCTATGTGCGTTATCTCGGCTTTGCCGACCTGCCCGGCACCTTCGCCGACTGGATCGGCGGGCTCGAGCAGTCGCCGATGATCACCCTGCTGCTGATCCTTTGCGCCTATGTCGTGCTCGGCATGTTCATGGACGCGATCGGCATGCTGATCCTCACTTTGCCGATCGCCTTTCCCGCCGTGATCGCCCTCAATGGCGGCGACAACGTCACCGCCGCAGCCTCCGCGCTCGGCATGAATTCGACCGAAGCCGCGATCTGGTTCGGCATCATCGTGGTCAAGATGTGCGAGCTCTGCCTGATCACGCCGCCGATCGGGCTCAACTGCTACGTCGTCGCCGGCGTCGCCTCCGAGCGCCACGACATCTCCGTCCAGGATGTCTTCCGCGGCGCCTCGCCCTTCTTCATTGCCGACGTGGTCACCGTCGGCGTGCTGATCGCCTTCCCCGGCATCGTGCTGTGGCTGCCGCGCCTGCTGCTTGGCTGA
- the arr gene encoding NAD(+)--rifampin ADP-ribosyltransferase produces the protein MTASSEAGPRQFYHGTRADLRPGDLIVAGHASNYGARKQASWVYLTGTLDAAIWGAELAAGEGRERIYIVEPTGPIVDDPNLTDKKFPGNPTQSYRSPEPLRVTGEVSDWRGHPPERLKEMKDHLARLKAQGIEAID, from the coding sequence ATGACAGCGTCCAGCGAAGCGGGCCCGCGCCAGTTCTATCATGGTACCCGCGCCGACCTGCGGCCCGGCGACCTGATCGTTGCCGGCCACGCCTCCAACTATGGCGCGCGCAAGCAGGCGTCATGGGTCTATCTCACCGGCACGCTGGATGCGGCGATCTGGGGCGCCGAACTGGCCGCAGGCGAGGGCCGGGAGCGTATCTACATCGTCGAGCCAACCGGGCCGATCGTCGACGATCCGAACCTGACCGACAAGAAGTTTCCGGGCAATCCGACACAGTCCTACCGCTCGCCAGAGCCGCTCAGGGTCACCGGCGAAGTCAGCGACTGGCGGGGCCACCCGCCGGAGCGCCTGAAGGAGATGAAGGACCATCTGGCGCGGCTGAAAGCGCAAGGGATCGAGGCCATCGACTGA